From the genome of Bacteroidales bacterium, one region includes:
- a CDS encoding YfiR/HmsC family protein — protein sequence MTKFLRTYIFSTILLISANNFSYAQVYSDSEIKSGFIYQFGLNIRWENENNIKKFKIAVYGNDNSILPYLEQLSQTKTLKNKPIEILQINNIRALLKYKPHIIYVNESKNYELNSILNRIKGKNILVISNNLRLQRLIMINFVYSQDKTIYFEINKKNISEQNLEILPKLLLLGGSEIDIKELYKEQEVKLKEEKEKVEILKKELERQKKLIHELNNEIEIKLIELKNQKNEILVQYEKIKNQKETLSKVENDINKQKLLLLSKTNELIRKQIKINKIEAAIKEQNQKVKEGKEILENLTTEIVNKQKEINNQEEELNIKSIKIDKQQNLLILAGIIVFIILVLSILLLKSRKSKQIINRKLIYKNIEVVNKNKQIQKQADELRKHRNQLELLVEERTLDLQKAKEKAEESDRLKSAFLANMSHEIRTPMNAIIGFSNLLNRKKFNKKKRAELVSYIIKSSDTLLHLINDIIDISKIEAGQMTINKDDFFIDEIFEDLTVFYKEKITLLKDIEFKIIKNNKINSKIYTDKHRLQQVLINLINNALKFTEKGFVEIGYKYSSDKNNIVFYVKDSGIGIIEQHQNKIFNRFTKLEKESEKLYRGAGLGLSISKNIVKLLGGEIWLKSESNKGSTFYFSIPLNS from the coding sequence TTGACTAAATTTCTTCGAACATATATATTTTCAACAATACTGTTAATATCTGCCAACAATTTTTCTTATGCACAGGTTTACTCTGATTCTGAAATTAAGTCAGGGTTTATATATCAATTCGGATTAAATATAAGGTGGGAAAACGAAAATAATATAAAAAAATTTAAAATTGCCGTTTACGGAAATGATAACTCAATTTTACCTTATTTGGAACAATTATCACAAACTAAAACCTTAAAAAATAAACCGATAGAGATTCTGCAAATTAATAACATCAGAGCACTTCTTAAATATAAGCCTCATATTATTTATGTTAATGAATCAAAAAATTATGAGTTAAATTCAATTCTTAATCGCATTAAAGGAAAAAATATACTTGTAATAAGTAACAATCTACGTCTGCAGAGGCTTATAATGATAAATTTTGTTTATTCGCAAGATAAAACAATATATTTTGAAATTAATAAAAAAAATATATCTGAACAAAACTTAGAAATTTTACCGAAACTTCTTTTGCTCGGCGGTTCAGAAATTGACATTAAAGAACTTTACAAAGAACAAGAAGTTAAATTAAAAGAAGAAAAAGAAAAAGTTGAAATCTTAAAAAAAGAATTAGAAAGACAAAAAAAATTAATTCATGAGCTTAATAACGAAATTGAAATAAAATTAATTGAGCTCAAAAATCAAAAGAATGAAATATTAGTTCAATATGAAAAAATTAAAAATCAAAAAGAAACATTATCAAAAGTAGAAAATGATATTAATAAACAAAAATTGTTATTGTTGTCAAAAACAAATGAACTAATACGTAAACAGATAAAAATTAACAAGATAGAAGCGGCTATTAAAGAGCAAAATCAAAAAGTAAAAGAAGGAAAAGAAATATTAGAAAACTTAACAACAGAAATAGTTAATAAGCAAAAAGAAATTAATAACCAAGAAGAAGAATTAAACATTAAGTCAATAAAAATTGACAAGCAGCAAAACCTATTAATACTTGCCGGAATAATTGTATTTATCATACTTGTTTTATCAATATTATTATTAAAAAGCAGAAAATCAAAGCAAATAATTAACAGAAAATTAATATACAAAAATATTGAGGTAGTTAATAAAAACAAACAGATTCAAAAGCAAGCCGATGAACTCAGAAAACACAGAAACCAACTTGAACTGCTTGTAGAAGAAAGAACTTTAGATCTCCAAAAAGCCAAAGAAAAAGCAGAAGAGTCAGACAGATTAAAATCAGCATTTTTAGCAAATATGTCTCATGAAATCCGAACACCTATGAATGCAATAATCGGATTCTCAAATTTGCTTAACAGAAAGAAATTTAATAAAAAAAAGAGAGCTGAATTAGTTTCTTACATTATTAAAAGCAGCGATACTCTTTTACATCTTATAAATGATATTATTGATATATCAAAAATAGAAGCCGGGCAAATGACAATTAATAAAGATGACTTTTTTATTGATGAAATATTTGAGGATTTAACTGTATTCTATAAAGAAAAAATTACTCTTTTAAAAGATATCGAATTCAAAATAATTAAGAATAATAAAATAAATTCTAAAATATATACAGATAAACACAGACTTCAACAAGTTTTAATAAATCTTATCAATAATGCCTTAAAATTTACAGAGAAAGGATTTGTTGAAATTGGATATAAGTATTCTTCCGATAAAAATAATATTGTTTTCTATGTAAAAGATTCCGGAATCGGCATAATAGAACAACATCAGAATAAAATATTTAACAGGTTTACAAAACTTGAAAAAGAAAGTGAAAAATTATATCGAGGTGCCGGACTTGGATTATCAATCAGTAAAAATATTGTTAAATTATTGGGCGGAGAAATATGGCTTAAGTCAGAATCAAATAAAGGCTCAACATTTTATTTCAGTATTCCTTTAAATTCCTGA
- a CDS encoding AIR synthase-related protein has translation MNSIQTHIKPEYKDTKGISIQNKCKKQLQIETGEIKTSKLYTVDYEITDDNLIKFAENCLKNKIADEVLINKVYDNEKYNSLIAVAQLPGVTDDIGVSAQTALADFLNRKIDINVQHIFTQDIFYIENKLSENELMLIAKSFLGNPLINHIQVFTKENNSFNFTPYVPKVEMQIDETVEEIDLDISDEELIELSEDKILALSLEEMKTIRNYFKDEEVIAERKKTGLSEKMTDIELEVFAQTWSEHCKHKEFNAEITYEDKTTGEKKIINSLFKTYIKGSTDIIQEHLKSNDNHWLIKVFDDNAGTVRATKDKLFVWKVETHNSPSALDPYGGAITGILGVNRDIMGTGIGGAELLFNTNVLCFGPPNYDKKLLKGQLHPRRIMEGVVDGIEDGGNKSGIPTVNGSVVFDDRFAGKPLVFCGTGGIMPDNYLGRNSWEKPIDVDDRIIMAGGRVGKDGIHGATFSSTEINEKSPQSAVQIGSPITQKKLSDFMIVAARKGLIKSSTDNGAGGLSSSVGELAEITNGAVVNLEKVPLKYSGLKSWEIFVSESQERMTIVVEPDKKDEFFKLAENMEVEVTDIGYFTNSGFLDIRFNGKIIHYIDLNFLHNGVPQKKMVAEWQAPKLQEPENIKIEDYENVLLRLLSSLNISSRENIIRKYDHEVKGKSIIKPLMGEKGTSPQDAGVMRLEHDSFEGIAVSNGIMPKFGDIDAYEMSAGSFDEAVRQIIAVGGTLPNTKKNDDVFWTVNDNFSVPDSLYHPEKNPDGKEKLAKLVQMCEALYNMSTFYDIPMTSGKDSMKNDFKAEGVKISVPPTIVYSMVSKIKDVRKTVTSDFKAEGDLIYQVGKTYNELGASEFYKLYGELGANVPKVRKEEAKDTYLKMMQANEQDLISSAHDISDGGMLTALAECLIGTDFGAKITIDNLGELGANAKLFAESHSRFIVSIKPENKEQFENIFKEKAHYLGKVANKKVMEVFDNKTIIIESDLAEMENAWNVEL, from the coding sequence ATGAACAGCATTCAAACACACATAAAACCGGAATACAAAGACACAAAAGGCATCAGCATACAAAATAAATGTAAAAAACAACTTCAAATTGAAACCGGAGAAATAAAAACCTCAAAATTATACACCGTCGATTACGAAATTACCGATGATAATCTTATAAAATTTGCCGAAAATTGTCTGAAAAATAAAATTGCCGATGAAGTTCTTATTAATAAGGTGTATGATAACGAAAAATATAACAGTTTAATCGCTGTTGCACAACTTCCCGGTGTAACCGACGATATAGGAGTTTCGGCACAAACGGCACTGGCGGATTTTCTGAACCGCAAAATTGACATAAATGTTCAGCATATTTTCACGCAAGATATTTTTTATATTGAAAATAAACTTTCCGAAAATGAATTGATGCTTATTGCAAAATCATTTCTCGGGAACCCGCTTATAAATCATATTCAGGTATTTACAAAAGAAAATAACAGCTTTAATTTTACACCTTATGTTCCCAAAGTTGAAATGCAAATTGACGAAACAGTTGAAGAAATTGATTTGGATATTTCAGATGAAGAACTTATAGAACTCTCGGAAGATAAAATTTTGGCTTTAAGTCTTGAAGAAATGAAAACAATTCGCAATTATTTTAAAGACGAAGAAGTTATTGCCGAAAGAAAAAAAACAGGTCTTTCCGAAAAAATGACAGATATTGAACTCGAAGTTTTTGCACAAACCTGGTCGGAACATTGTAAACATAAAGAATTTAATGCCGAAATTACTTATGAAGATAAAACAACCGGCGAAAAGAAGATAATAAATTCACTTTTCAAAACTTACATAAAAGGTTCAACAGATATTATTCAAGAACACTTGAAAAGTAATGATAATCACTGGCTTATAAAAGTTTTTGACGATAATGCAGGAACTGTTCGTGCCACAAAAGACAAACTTTTTGTTTGGAAAGTCGAAACACATAACTCTCCCTCGGCACTCGACCCTTACGGCGGTGCAATTACTGGTATCCTCGGTGTAAACCGCGATATTATGGGAACAGGCATAGGCGGTGCCGAACTTTTATTCAATACAAATGTTCTTTGCTTCGGACCTCCGAATTACGATAAAAAATTATTAAAAGGACAACTTCATCCTCGCAGAATTATGGAAGGCGTGGTTGACGGTATTGAAGACGGCGGCAATAAATCCGGAATTCCCACTGTAAACGGCTCCGTTGTTTTTGATGATCGATTTGCAGGCAAACCTTTGGTCTTTTGCGGAACAGGCGGAATAATGCCCGATAATTATCTCGGCAGAAATTCTTGGGAAAAGCCTATTGATGTAGATGACCGAATTATTATGGCAGGAGGCAGAGTAGGTAAAGACGGTATTCACGGAGCAACTTTTTCGTCAACTGAGATAAATGAGAAGTCGCCGCAATCCGCCGTGCAAATAGGCAGTCCTATTACGCAAAAAAAACTGTCTGATTTTATGATAGTTGCAGCCCGAAAAGGTCTCATAAAAAGCAGCACCGATAACGGAGCAGGCGGTTTGTCGTCATCGGTAGGCGAACTTGCAGAGATTACAAACGGAGCAGTTGTAAATCTTGAAAAAGTACCTTTAAAATATTCCGGTTTAAAATCTTGGGAAATTTTTGTTTCCGAGTCACAGGAGCGAATGACAATTGTTGTCGAACCGGATAAAAAAGACGAATTTTTCAAACTTGCCGAAAATATGGAAGTTGAAGTTACCGATATAGGATACTTCACAAATTCAGGTTTTCTTGATATTCGTTTTAACGGAAAAATTATTCATTACATAGATTTGAATTTTTTACACAACGGTGTTCCGCAAAAGAAAATGGTTGCAGAATGGCAAGCCCCTAAACTGCAAGAGCCTGAAAATATTAAAATTGAAGATTACGAAAATGTACTTTTAAGACTTCTGTCAAGTTTAAATATAAGTTCTCGCGAAAATATTATTCGCAAATACGACCACGAAGTTAAAGGAAAATCAATTATAAAACCCTTAATGGGCGAAAAAGGAACAAGCCCGCAAGATGCAGGCGTTATGCGTTTGGAACACGACAGTTTTGAAGGCATAGCCGTTTCAAACGGAATTATGCCGAAATTCGGCGATATTGATGCTTACGAAATGTCGGCGGGTTCTTTCGATGAAGCTGTTCGTCAGATAATTGCCGTAGGCGGAACTTTGCCTAATACCAAGAAAAACGATGATGTTTTTTGGACGGTAAATGATAATTTCAGCGTTCCGGATAGTTTATATCATCCCGAAAAAAATCCTGACGGAAAAGAGAAGTTAGCTAAACTTGTTCAAATGTGTGAAGCTCTTTACAATATGTCAACTTTCTATGATATTCCGATGACTTCCGGTAAAGACAGTATGAAAAACGATTTTAAAGCCGAAGGCGTAAAAATTTCAGTGCCTCCTACAATAGTTTATTCTATGGTTTCCAAGATTAAAGATGTAAGAAAAACTGTAACTTCCGATTTTAAAGCCGAAGGCGATTTAATTTATCAAGTAGGAAAAACTTACAATGAACTCGGAGCATCGGAATTCTACAAACTTTACGGAGAACTCGGAGCAAATGTTCCGAAAGTAAGAAAAGAAGAGGCGAAAGACACATATTTAAAAATGATGCAGGCAAATGAACAAGATTTAATTTCATCAGCACACGATATTTCGGATGGCGGAATGCTTACAGCTTTGGCGGAATGTCTTATCGGAACCGATTTCGGAGCAAAAATCACAATAGATAATTTAGGCGAGTTAGGTGCAAATGCAAAACTTTTTGCTGAAAGTCATTCCAGATTTATAGTAAGCATAAAACCCGAAAACAAAGAACAATTTGAAAATATTTTTAAAGAAAAAGCACATTATCTCGGAAAAGTTGCAAATAAAAAAGTTATGGAAGTATTTGACAATAAAACAATTATAATAGAAAGTGATTTGGCAGAAATGGAAAATGCTTGGAATGTTGAATTATGA
- a CDS encoding AIR synthase-related protein has protein sequence MQKKSGLDIELGNKASKIAYEYAIETFQNRNGKRGAVASKSKGGFSNLLIFGKERIGIGSDGIGTKAELAERTGIYDTLGYDLVAMVADDLAAMGFEPTNLSNVIDVDYIDAEIIDELMKGLRDACNFAGITITGGEIAELGNRIGGYGEKMHFNWSSTAIGILPENLEEAIDGSNIKPGQKIFALKSRGFRSNGFSSIRRILSENFGNEWHNEAYDDKNTWGEKMLTPSLIYSPLINEIIKSGTELTGVVHITGGGVFDNLRRALKLNNVGAKLNNLFEPLPEMIEIQQIGKVSNEDACLWWNMGNGMLLAADEKEADNILQKAKQMNYECRIAGTVTAGSNIQVEFPTCKMRKEY, from the coding sequence ATGCAAAAAAAGAGCGGGCTTGATATTGAGCTCGGAAACAAAGCCTCAAAAATCGCCTACGAATATGCGATTGAGACTTTCCAAAACAGAAACGGAAAGAGAGGAGCCGTCGCCTCTAAATCAAAAGGCGGATTTTCAAACCTTTTAATTTTCGGAAAAGAACGTATCGGCATCGGGTCCGACGGCATAGGCACAAAAGCCGAACTTGCCGAACGCACCGGCATTTATGATACTCTCGGTTACGACCTCGTAGCAATGGTTGCCGACGACCTCGCCGCAATGGGCTTTGAACCGACAAATCTTTCTAATGTTATAGATGTTGATTATATAGACGCTGAAATTATTGACGAATTAATGAAAGGTTTGCGAGATGCCTGTAACTTTGCCGGAATAACGATTACCGGCGGAGAAATTGCCGAACTCGGCAACAGAATCGGCGGTTACGGAGAAAAAATGCACTTCAATTGGAGTTCTACGGCGATAGGTATTTTGCCCGAGAATTTAGAAGAAGCAATAGACGGCAGCAACATAAAACCCGGACAAAAAATATTTGCTTTAAAAAGCAGAGGGTTCAGAAGTAACGGTTTTTCTTCAATACGCAGAATTTTATCCGAAAATTTCGGAAACGAATGGCATAATGAAGCCTATGATGATAAAAATACTTGGGGAGAAAAAATGCTGACACCTTCATTAATTTATTCACCTTTAATTAATGAGATTATTAAATCCGGAACAGAATTAACAGGAGTTGTGCATATAACAGGCGGCGGAGTTTTTGATAATTTACGAAGAGCATTAAAATTAAACAATGTAGGTGCAAAATTGAATAACTTATTCGAGCCTTTGCCTGAAATGATTGAAATTCAGCAAATCGGAAAAGTAAGCAATGAAGATGCCTGCTTGTGGTGGAATATGGGCAACGGAATGCTGTTAGCGGCAGACGAAAAAGAAGCCGATAATATTTTACAAAAAGCAAAACAAATGAATTACGAATGTCGAATTGCCGGCACAGTTACCGCCGGCAGCAATATACAAGTCGAATTTCCGACTTGTAAAATGAGAAAAGAATATTAA